Proteins found in one Labrenzia sp. VG12 genomic segment:
- a CDS encoding ABC transporter ATP-binding protein, giving the protein MNETVLEIRDVSLMFKGKRGVLDVVSGRPPRNVNALNGVSLDLKRGETLGVVGESGCGKSTLARCIVRLHEPGGGEILFHGSDVFAAEERRDRSYNRRVQMMFQDPYSSLNPRMTTGQILKEALLVHQMCGESEVPERLARLMDLVQLPQDALEKYPHEFSGGQRQRIAIARALAVEPEVLIADELVSALDVSVQAQIVNLLLELQERLGLTILFVAHDLRLVRHVSNRVAVIYLGRIVEIGDSETLFANPSHPYSQALLSAAPSLDPDDKGTKIHLEGELPSPMDIPPGCPFHVRCRHKSPKCTAELPVLRALEGRGAVACHHAEEI; this is encoded by the coding sequence ATGAACGAAACAGTGTTGGAAATCCGCGACGTCAGCCTGATGTTCAAGGGCAAGCGCGGTGTGCTTGACGTGGTGAGCGGCCGGCCGCCGCGCAATGTCAATGCGCTGAACGGGGTGTCGCTTGATCTGAAGCGCGGGGAAACGCTCGGCGTGGTCGGGGAATCAGGCTGCGGCAAGTCGACCCTGGCACGCTGCATCGTGCGGCTGCACGAGCCGGGTGGCGGTGAAATCCTGTTTCACGGCTCGGATGTGTTTGCGGCGGAAGAACGGCGGGACCGCAGTTACAACCGCCGGGTCCAGATGATGTTCCAGGACCCTTATTCCTCCCTCAATCCACGCATGACCACCGGGCAGATCCTGAAAGAGGCGCTGCTGGTGCACCAGATGTGCGGGGAGAGTGAGGTCCCTGAACGCCTGGCCAGGCTGATGGATCTGGTCCAGCTGCCCCAGGACGCCCTTGAGAAATACCCGCATGAATTTTCCGGTGGTCAGCGCCAGCGCATCGCGATTGCCCGGGCTCTGGCCGTCGAGCCGGAAGTCCTGATCGCGGACGAGCTGGTGTCCGCGCTGGACGTCTCGGTGCAGGCGCAGATCGTCAATCTGCTATTGGAACTGCAGGAGCGGCTGGGTCTGACGATCCTGTTTGTCGCCCATGACTTGCGTCTGGTGCGGCATGTGTCCAACCGGGTGGCGGTGATTTATCTCGGCCGGATCGTCGAGATCGGCGACAGCGAGACGCTGTTTGCCAATCCCTCGCACCCCTATTCCCAGGCGCTGTTGAGCGCCGCGCCGTCGCTTGATCCGGACGACAAGGGCACCAAGATCCACTTGGAAGGTGAATTGCCGTCTCCAATGGACATTCCTCCCGGCTGCCCGTTCCATGTGCGCTGCCGCCACAAATCCCCGAAATGCACTGCCGAGCTGCCCGTGTTGCGCGCCCTTGAGGGACGTGGCGCGGTCGCCTGCCACCACGCTGAAGAGATCTGA
- a CDS encoding ABC transporter ATP-binding protein — MTLKSVQTPVLQVSKLCTTFTAGGASIPAVRDVDFTLNKGEVLGLVGESGSGKSVTLRSILGLSRRYGTTTGDVLWRGDNLVSAPESRLRTIRGGEIAMIFQEPMTSLNPLLTVGLQIDETLKAHTEMSAAERKKRAVEMLDLVGIPAASSRLAEYPHQFSGGMRQRVMIAIALAARPKLLLADEPTTALDVTIQAQILDLILSLAKDFDMGVILVTHDLGVVAQTCDQVAVMYAGRIVEEGAVRNVLKAPQHPYTVGLMRSVPQNVPPRTPLYSIPGTPPSLLNLPKGCAFAPRCANKTSACEDGRPELQESGTGRALACFNKVQARDGAAA, encoded by the coding sequence ATGACCTTGAAAAGCGTTCAAACCCCCGTGCTGCAGGTCAGTAAACTCTGCACCACTTTCACCGCAGGCGGGGCCTCCATTCCGGCCGTCCGTGATGTCGACTTTACCCTCAACAAGGGCGAGGTGCTTGGCCTTGTCGGTGAGAGCGGCTCGGGCAAAAGCGTGACCTTGCGATCGATCCTGGGCCTGTCGAGGCGCTATGGCACCACGACCGGCGATGTGCTCTGGCGCGGCGACAATCTTGTGAGTGCACCGGAAAGCCGCTTGCGCACCATTCGCGGTGGCGAGATCGCCATGATCTTCCAGGAACCGATGACCTCGCTCAATCCGCTTCTGACGGTCGGGTTGCAGATTGACGAGACCCTCAAGGCGCATACCGAGATGTCGGCGGCGGAGCGGAAAAAACGTGCGGTGGAGATGCTCGACCTGGTCGGCATTCCGGCGGCAAGTTCCCGGCTCGCGGAATACCCGCACCAGTTTTCCGGCGGAATGCGTCAGCGGGTGATGATCGCGATTGCGCTGGCGGCGCGGCCAAAGCTGCTTCTGGCGGACGAGCCGACCACCGCGCTTGACGTCACCATCCAGGCGCAGATCCTCGATCTGATCCTGTCGCTTGCCAAGGATTTCGACATGGGCGTGATCCTGGTGACCCATGATCTTGGTGTGGTTGCGCAGACCTGTGACCAGGTGGCGGTGATGTATGCCGGCCGGATTGTGGAAGAAGGCGCTGTCCGCAATGTGCTGAAAGCGCCTCAGCACCCCTATACGGTCGGGCTGATGCGCTCCGTGCCTCAGAACGTGCCGCCGAGAACGCCTCTTTATTCCATTCCCGGAACACCGCCGAGCCTGCTCAACTTGCCGAAAGGCTGCGCATTTGCCCCACGCTGCGCCAACAAGACTAGTGCGTGTGAGGATGGCCGGCCGGAGCTTCAGGAAAGCGGCACCGGCCGGGCATTGGCCTGTTTCAACAAGGTGCAAGCCAGGGATGGAGCTGCGGCATGA
- a CDS encoding ABC transporter permease — MALAKPGFMAGVVIIGASLILALFPSVFAPYDPNFINYTAVRQPPSWLHPFGTDLLGRDTFSRVIWAYSVNMQMAFLATVFALLIGVVVGALVGYYRGIADMIFGRVVDAIITFPFLVLVIAVVAVLGPGLINMYIAITLVGWVYYARLMRAEVISQLANDYASAGVVMGYSDRRIIFRHLLPNAITPIIVYWMTDMALAILLGSSLGYLGLGAQPPQAEWGVLIAEGRNFITTAWWLSLMPGIAIVLTGLGFSLIGDGLADLLRPRG, encoded by the coding sequence ATGGCGCTGGCCAAGCCGGGTTTCATGGCCGGTGTTGTCATCATCGGTGCGTCCCTGATCCTGGCACTGTTTCCATCCGTCTTTGCGCCCTATGACCCGAATTTCATCAACTACACGGCTGTGCGCCAGCCCCCCAGCTGGCTGCATCCCTTCGGCACGGACCTGCTCGGTCGCGACACCTTTTCCCGGGTGATCTGGGCCTATTCCGTCAACATGCAGATGGCGTTTCTGGCAACGGTCTTCGCCCTTCTGATCGGTGTCGTCGTCGGAGCGCTGGTCGGCTATTACCGTGGTATCGCCGACATGATTTTCGGTCGCGTGGTCGATGCGATCATCACGTTTCCGTTCCTGGTTCTGGTCATTGCCGTGGTAGCGGTGCTCGGGCCGGGGCTGATCAACATGTATATCGCGATCACCCTGGTCGGCTGGGTCTATTACGCGCGCCTGATGCGCGCCGAAGTGATCTCGCAATTGGCCAATGACTATGCTTCCGCCGGGGTGGTGATGGGCTATTCCGACCGGCGCATCATCTTCCGGCATCTCCTGCCCAATGCGATCACCCCGATCATCGTCTACTGGATGACCGACATGGCGCTGGCCATCCTGCTCGGATCCTCGCTCGGTTATCTTGGCCTCGGCGCACAACCGCCCCAGGCCGAGTGGGGCGTGCTGATCGCCGAAGGGCGCAATTTCATCACCACCGCCTGGTGGCTCAGCCTGATGCCGGGCATTGCCATCGTCCTTACCGGGCTCGGCTTTTCGCTGATCGGCGATGGTCTGGCAGATCTGTTGAGGCCCCGCGGATGA
- a CDS encoding ABC transporter permease gives MAGVQYTLNRLVLMIPTFFLVMIIIFLLVRLLPGDPAIAIAGDKASDADIAAIRDKLGLNAPLWTQFWLFVTNTLQGDLGRSILMRAPVLDVVLARLPTTLFLTIYAVTLSMLIAGPLAFLAAVNRGKWQDNLIRAVFQVGLSMPVFYIGLLLLTFLAAHLGLFPVGGYGDTFLDRMYHLFLPAVTVALYTSAILMRNLRSAIIEVLDAEYVQFARAKGLPNRLILGRHVLKNALISTVTLLGLSIGQLMSGTLVTETVFAVPGVGRSMLEAIFARDYPLIQGLTLTFAVLVSAVFLMTDLFQSWLDPRMRLK, from the coding sequence ATGGCTGGTGTGCAATACACGTTGAACCGACTGGTTCTGATGATACCGACCTTTTTTCTGGTCATGATCATCATCTTTCTTCTTGTTCGGCTTTTGCCGGGCGATCCGGCAATTGCAATTGCGGGTGACAAGGCCTCTGACGCCGACATTGCCGCCATTCGCGACAAGCTCGGTCTGAACGCACCGCTCTGGACCCAGTTCTGGCTGTTTGTCACCAACACGCTGCAGGGGGATCTTGGCCGATCCATCCTGATGCGGGCGCCAGTCCTCGATGTTGTTCTGGCACGTCTGCCGACCACCCTCTTCCTGACCATCTACGCTGTTACCTTGTCGATGCTGATCGCGGGGCCATTGGCCTTTCTGGCTGCGGTCAATCGGGGCAAGTGGCAGGACAATCTTATCAGGGCCGTTTTCCAGGTCGGGCTATCCATGCCTGTCTTCTATATCGGTCTGCTGCTGCTGACCTTCCTGGCGGCCCATCTCGGGCTTTTCCCGGTCGGCGGTTATGGCGACACGTTTTTGGACCGGATGTATCACCTGTTCCTGCCGGCCGTGACGGTCGCGCTCTACACTTCCGCGATTTTGATGCGGAACCTCCGGTCAGCGATCATAGAGGTGCTGGATGCCGAATATGTTCAGTTCGCGCGCGCCAAGGGCCTGCCGAACCGGTTGATCCTGGGCCGCCACGTTCTGAAAAATGCACTGATTTCCACCGTGACCCTTTTGGGCCTGTCCATTGGTCAGCTGATGAGCGGTACGCTCGTCACCGAAACGGTGTTTGCGGTTCCAGGCGTCGGCCGGTCGATGCTGGAGGCGATCTTTGCCCGGGACTATCCCCTTATCCAGGGCCTGACCCTGACCTTTGCCGTACTGGTATCGGCGGTCTTTCTCATGACGGACCTGTTCCAGAGCTGGCTTGATCCGAGGATGCGCCTGAAATGA
- a CDS encoding ABC transporter substrate-binding protein has product MKAAALAVGLAMSTALTAFTYQTADALERGGTLNFARYDGSKLVDPIYADRNPDIWMVGSLFSTLLETDPDSGELVGSLAERYEVAADGKTITLTLRDGLKFSDGSALTGEDVIFSLDRARNPDLGPWSGLLSAISNVSADGNTVTITLENPDPALLSMLATFNTAIVSKKAFEAAPGETDQDKSAAIFAAGGPGVGSGPFFLSGFEQGASMSFSANPHYWKLGEDGKPLPYVDGVEFQVIPDDATRVLKLTAGEVDIAEFIPFSRVSELDADPAINMYLFPSTRIIYSPINTRETRADGSPNPLADKRVRQALNYATHKDALIQLILQGAGKPMSSPVMSSATRLAVDMSPLYGFDLEKAKALIEEAGLEPGTEITLTTLAGSADDATIFAALQQMWQPLGITLVAEQVDGATRGAKNRSGEFDIHTYGWVDDVNDPSQVTGWLGYYPTRKAVGTGWNNAEFNGLYEASSTEMDPEKRADQYRQMQEIYAEAAPLLFMYETPFAVAVSGKVDGYIQTPLGNNIFENVSLER; this is encoded by the coding sequence ATGAAAGCTGCAGCGCTTGCCGTCGGGCTGGCTATGAGCACGGCTTTGACCGCTTTCACCTATCAAACAGCCGACGCCCTCGAGCGTGGCGGTACCCTGAATTTCGCGCGCTATGACGGTTCGAAACTGGTCGATCCGATCTATGCGGACCGCAATCCGGATATCTGGATGGTCGGCAGCCTGTTTTCGACCCTTCTGGAAACCGATCCGGACAGCGGCGAGCTGGTCGGATCCCTGGCCGAACGCTACGAAGTGGCCGCCGACGGCAAGACCATCACGCTGACCCTGCGCGACGGTCTGAAATTTTCCGATGGCAGCGCCCTGACGGGTGAAGATGTCATCTTCTCGCTGGACCGGGCACGCAATCCGGATCTCGGTCCGTGGTCCGGACTTCTTTCCGCGATTTCCAACGTGAGTGCTGACGGCAACACGGTGACCATCACCCTGGAAAATCCGGATCCGGCGCTTCTGTCGATGCTGGCGACCTTCAACACGGCGATCGTCTCGAAAAAGGCATTTGAGGCAGCGCCGGGCGAAACGGACCAGGACAAGTCCGCCGCCATCTTTGCGGCTGGTGGTCCCGGTGTCGGGTCGGGTCCGTTCTTCCTGAGCGGCTTTGAACAGGGCGCCTCGATGTCCTTCAGCGCCAATCCGCATTACTGGAAACTGGGCGAAGACGGCAAGCCGCTGCCTTATGTCGACGGTGTCGAATTCCAGGTTATTCCGGATGACGCAACACGTGTCCTCAAGCTGACCGCCGGTGAGGTCGATATTGCCGAGTTCATCCCGTTCTCGCGGGTATCCGAGCTCGATGCGGATCCGGCGATCAACATGTACCTGTTCCCGTCGACGCGGATCATCTATTCGCCGATCAACACGCGGGAAACCCGTGCGGACGGTTCTCCGAACCCGCTGGCCGACAAGCGCGTCCGTCAGGCTCTGAACTATGCGACCCACAAGGATGCGTTGATCCAGCTGATCCTGCAGGGCGCGGGCAAGCCGATGTCTTCTCCGGTCATGTCCTCCGCGACGCGGCTCGCCGTCGACATGAGCCCGCTTTACGGCTTTGATCTGGAAAAGGCCAAGGCCCTGATCGAAGAGGCCGGACTGGAGCCGGGTACGGAAATCACGCTGACCACGCTGGCCGGCTCGGCGGACGATGCCACCATCTTCGCAGCACTTCAGCAGATGTGGCAGCCGCTTGGCATCACTCTGGTCGCCGAGCAGGTCGACGGTGCGACCCGTGGCGCAAAGAACCGCTCCGGCGAGTTCGACATCCACACCTATGGCTGGGTTGACGACGTCAACGACCCGAGCCAGGTCACCGGCTGGCTGGGCTACTATCCGACCCGCAAGGCCGTCGGTACGGGCTGGAACAATGCCGAGTTCAACGGGCTTTACGAAGCTTCATCCACGGAGATGGATCCGGAAAAGCGCGCCGATCAATACCGGCAGATGCAGGAGATCTACGCGGAAGCAGCCCCGCTCCTGTTCATGTACGAGACCCCCTTCGCGGTGGCGGTGTCGGGCAAGGTGGATGGCTACATCCAGACGCCGCTCGGCAACAACATCTTTGAAAACGTCTCGCTGGAACGCTGA
- a CDS encoding helix-turn-helix domain-containing protein — MTIDGPTDTREPEADTPNYGPVIRQRRKALGMTLEDVAKATKLTIGFLSQVERGISSPSLSSFQRIAGALQTSLEQLIKVPEPYSEFVSKDDRQTYVLGKSKRLYEKLGPGFPGALFYPTIIHRPPGHISEHMEHEGEVFCYLLSGSLEYHLGDKVFIMTPGDSIHHDTSKPHYSKVLGEAETVELWVSSTPIGDPKS; from the coding sequence ATGACCATAGATGGGCCGACTGACACCCGGGAACCCGAAGCTGACACGCCGAATTACGGTCCGGTGATACGGCAACGGCGCAAGGCCCTCGGCATGACCCTTGAGGACGTGGCCAAGGCGACCAAACTGACGATCGGATTCCTGTCTCAGGTCGAGCGCGGCATCAGCTCCCCGTCCCTGTCGTCATTCCAGCGCATTGCCGGTGCGCTTCAGACCAGCCTGGAGCAGTTGATCAAGGTTCCCGAACCCTATTCGGAATTCGTCTCCAAGGACGACCGGCAAACCTATGTGCTCGGTAAGTCGAAACGGCTCTACGAGAAGCTTGGCCCCGGCTTTCCCGGCGCATTGTTTTACCCAACGATCATCCACCGCCCGCCCGGACATATCTCGGAGCACATGGAACACGAGGGCGAAGTCTTCTGTTACCTCCTGTCGGGCAGCCTGGAATATCACCTGGGCGACAAGGTCTTCATCATGACCCCCGGCGACAGCATTCACCACGACACGTCCAAACCGCATTATTCCAAGGTGCTTGGTGAGGCCGAAACCGTGGAGCTCTGGGTCAGTTCAACACCCATCGGCGACCCGAAAAGCTGA
- a CDS encoding aldehyde dehydrogenase family protein, whose product MPTASDLMQEYTETGTLTALPLGHFIDGIFTQPSHNRSMESFDPGRGEAFARFTAGTAEDVDQAVRSARQAFETVWRDMAPVERARILQKTSELILENLDLLAVTESLDSGKPLQEAMGDVRGAARTFEYYAGACDKLQGDSFPLGPNYIGYAIHEPVGVTAHIIPWNFPISTAARGFAPALAAGCTVVAKPAEQTPFTALLLAKILFDAGLPAGVCNVVTGTGPETGAPLTSHPLVDHITFTGSVQTGRAVMKAAADDITRVVLELGGKSPVVVLADCDRAQAIDGVLGAIYENAGQICSAGSRLVIEKSIHEEFVAELVSRVEALRLGHGLGEPDVGPVNSAEHLAKIAGFVDRAKARGATIAVGGSITQDPATGKGWFFEPTIVDAVSADDELAQEEIFGPVLTVQVAEDADHALELANDCQYGLVAGIYTSDFAKAHQLARKIDAGQIYINEYFAGGIEVPFGGNKKSGFGREKGLEGLKSYCKTKSIAARIA is encoded by the coding sequence ATGCCGACCGCAAGCGACCTCATGCAGGAATACACCGAGACCGGTACGCTCACGGCGCTGCCGCTCGGACATTTCATCGATGGGATCTTCACCCAGCCCTCACACAACCGGTCAATGGAGAGCTTCGATCCTGGGCGCGGCGAGGCTTTTGCCAGGTTCACGGCCGGAACGGCGGAAGATGTCGATCAGGCGGTTCGCTCGGCCCGGCAGGCCTTCGAGACGGTCTGGCGCGATATGGCACCGGTCGAGCGGGCGCGGATCCTGCAGAAAACATCCGAGCTGATCCTGGAGAATCTCGACCTGCTGGCCGTCACCGAAAGCCTCGACAGCGGCAAGCCCTTGCAGGAGGCGATGGGCGATGTGCGCGGGGCGGCGCGGACGTTTGAATATTACGCGGGGGCCTGCGACAAGCTGCAGGGCGACAGCTTTCCGCTCGGTCCGAACTATATCGGCTATGCCATTCATGAGCCGGTCGGTGTGACGGCGCATATCATTCCGTGGAACTTTCCGATTTCGACCGCGGCCCGCGGTTTTGCCCCGGCCCTTGCCGCCGGCTGCACGGTTGTTGCCAAGCCGGCCGAACAGACACCGTTCACCGCATTGCTCCTGGCGAAAATCCTTTTTGATGCCGGTCTGCCGGCAGGTGTGTGCAATGTGGTAACGGGCACCGGCCCGGAAACCGGCGCGCCGCTGACCAGTCATCCGCTTGTCGACCACATCACCTTCACCGGATCCGTTCAGACGGGCAGGGCGGTGATGAAGGCTGCGGCCGACGACATCACGCGCGTTGTTCTTGAGCTGGGCGGCAAGTCGCCGGTGGTGGTGCTTGCCGATTGCGACCGGGCCCAGGCCATTGATGGCGTGCTTGGTGCGATCTACGAAAATGCCGGTCAGATCTGTTCAGCCGGATCGCGGCTCGTGATCGAAAAGAGCATTCACGAGGAATTCGTCGCGGAGCTGGTGTCCCGAGTTGAGGCCTTGCGCCTCGGCCATGGGCTCGGCGAGCCGGATGTCGGGCCGGTCAATTCCGCCGAACATCTTGCCAAGATCGCCGGGTTTGTCGATCGCGCCAAGGCGCGTGGGGCGACGATTGCCGTCGGCGGGTCCATCACGCAGGACCCGGCAACCGGCAAGGGCTGGTTCTTCGAGCCGACCATTGTCGATGCGGTTTCCGCCGATGACGAGCTGGCGCAGGAAGAGATTTTTGGTCCGGTGCTGACGGTTCAGGTGGCAGAAGACGCTGACCATGCGCTGGAGCTGGCGAATGATTGCCAGTATGGCCTGGTGGCCGGCATCTACACATCTGACTTTGCCAAGGCGCATCAGTTGGCACGCAAGATCGACGCCGGCCAGATCTATATCAACGAGTATTTTGCCGGTGGTATCGAAGTGCCGTTCGGCGGCAACAAGAAATCCGGCTTTGGCCGGGAAAAGGGCCTGGAAGGGCTGAAGAGCTACTGCAAGACCAAGAGCATTGCAGCCCGCATTGCCTGA